From a single Denticeps clupeoides unplaced genomic scaffold, fDenClu1.1, whole genome shotgun sequence genomic region:
- the LOC114774587 gene encoding tumor susceptibility gene 101 protein-like, producing the protein MTDFITLTVSDILFFTLKTEMSVNETALKRMITKVYKYKDLTVSEIVKVTTRYTDLKPLMDSYVSSDGCSVELLSLSGTVPVGYRGNMYNIPIRIWLPDSFPFNPPTCSVKPTSSMMIKTGKHVDDKGKIYLPYLHEWKHPLSNLLALIQEMIGVFGEEPPVFSRPATQPQNCLVQDCSIGEDTIRASLQTAVCDKLRWRMQEEMERSQAELDALRRMEDDLRKGHQRLQDMLIHLGQEMTDVDKNINLLKQKDEQLQSVLEKMESQSESTDIDDIIVPTAPLYRQILNLYAEENAIEDTVFYLAEALHRGVVNLEVFLRHVRLLSRRQFQLRRLMQKARKTAGLTDLY; encoded by the exons ATGACGGATTTTATTACACTGACTGTGTcggatattttatttttcaccctGAAGACGGAGATGTCTGTGAACGAGACCGCGCTGAAAAGAATGATCACAAAG GTTTACAAGTACAAAGATTTGACAGTGAGCGAAATTGTGAAAGTCACCACCCGGTACACGGACCTGAAGCCGTTGATGGATTCTTACG TGTCCAGTGACGGCTGCAGCGTGGAGCTGCTGAGCCTGAGTGGAACCGTACCAGTCGGCTACAGAG GAAACATGTATAACATTCCCATACGGATTTGGCTGCCAGACTCTTTCCCTTTCAACCCACCTACATGCTCTGTGAAGCCCACCAGCAGCATGATGATCAAGACTGGCAAGCATGTTGATGACAAAGGCAAAATCTACCTGCCTTACCTGCATGAGTGGAAGCAT CCCCTCTCGAACCTGCTCGCTCTGATCCAGGAGATGATAGGTGTGTTTGGAGAGGAGCCTCCTGTTTTTTCTCGACCTGCTACACAACCACAAAACT gtctGGTCCAAGACTGCAGTATCGGTGAAGACACCATCCGTGCATCACTGCAGACAGCGGTGTGCGATAAGCTGCGCTGGCGAATGCAGGAGGAGATGGAACGTTCTCAGGCTGAGCTGGACGCCCTGAGGAGAATGGAGGACGATCTGAGGAAGGGACATCAGAGACTGCAAGACATGCTGATCCACCTGGGCCAGGAGATG ACAGATGTGGATAAGAACATCAACCTGTTGAAgcaaaaggatgaacagttgcAGTCTGTTCTGGAGAAGATGGAGAGCCAATCAGAAAGCACGGATATCGATGACATCATCGTTCCCACAGCGCCACTGTACCGTCAGATCCTGAACCTGTATGCTGAGGAGAACGCCATTGAAGACACTGTGTTCTACCTGGCTGAGGCGCTGCACCGGGGCGTGGTCAACCTGGAGGTGTTCCTCAGG CATGTGAGGCTTCTGTCGCGTAGACAGTTCCAGCTGAGGCGTCTGATGCAGAAGGCACGTAAAACTGCCGGCCTCACTGACCTGTACtga